In one window of Brassica rapa cultivar Chiifu-401-42 chromosome A07, CAAS_Brap_v3.01, whole genome shotgun sequence DNA:
- the LOC103828654 gene encoding golgin subfamily A member 6-like protein 2 codes for MGGCTSKQERPSMRSVKKESSTEKRRGRRHMRREVDEREKVMFDKLREAEREWGKERKKLREQVKRLRKKVEEREEAKTTTTEEREYWKWVVEEMCVERAVRDEAVEKWKQLYLAIKNELDHLIIHTTSSSSGEATMQRQLEGKGEEEAVKTVEELRNEVRVKEDTIETLKEKIALMDREKYEKEREIDILRQSLRILGSKKNKKKGASFASTNLMILKTKCVECT; via the exons ATGGGTGGTTGCACAAGCAAGCAAGAGAGACCAAGTATGAGAAGTGTCAAGAAGGAGTCTTCAACTgaaaaaagaagaggaagaagacacaTGAGAAGAGAGGTGGATGAGCGAGAGAAAGTAATGTTTGATAAACTTAGAGAGGCGGAGAGAGAGTGGgggaaagagagaaagaagcttAGAGAGCAAGTGAAGAGGCTAAGGAAGAAAGTGGAGGAGAGAGAGGAAGcaaagacaacaacaacagaGGAGAGAGAGTACTGGAAATGGGTTGTTGAGGAGATGTGTGTGGAGAGAGCAGTGAGAGATGAAGCCGTTGAGAAATGGAAACAACTCTATTTAGCTATCAAGAATGAGCTTGATCATCTCATCATCCACACAacttcttcctcttctg GAGAGGCAACAATGCAAAGGCAACTTGAGGGCAAAGGTGAAGAAGAAGCAGTTAAGACAGTGGAGGAACTGAGAAATGAAGTTAGAGTTAAAGAAGATACAATTGAGACACTAAAAGAGAAAATAGCTTTGATGGATAGAGAAAAATATGAGAAGGAAAGAGAGATTGATATACTTAGACAGAGTCTGAGGATTCTTGGAAgcaagaagaataagaagaaaggAGCATCGTTTGCATCAACGAATCTGATGATTTTGAAGACCAAATGTGTGGAATGTACATAA